In one Trichlorobacter lovleyi SZ genomic region, the following are encoded:
- a CDS encoding glycoside hydrolase family 99-like domain-containing protein, translating into MNTDHYLQLVMSRMANAIRTCRDHRTLTLIKKHAAALISLLHDAQGIDLCPNTVVTDLAEKTFLQSLAVDVSPSPPPGWQAYFDAYLGVDGGCPGGEAAIPSLVNIPTYSYGDEFSGIICPNPFLYLELHTNGDLSPCCYLPFSIGNIRQQSLEEIWHSPVARVLRQSIKDGSYRYCDKRKCAGMQKIGLGEYRNSTAYQIPYELFCSSELISRGLNFMVEDALEGRVPRIVSFDDDPTCNLACPSCRTSLYVASPQEAATTYSQDMAVLDAIPLGVEELWFSGAGDPLASSVYRRIFAEFDWNRYPTIRIRIDTNGMLLTEGSFSAVLSRVVDKIFLIAISVDAVTPESYEIIRKGGVFSRLLSNLEGLAKSEYRKHMQIVLRMIVQVSNFKEMGGFVELGKSLGVDTVAFSAISNWGTFLEDDFKQVAVHTPDSVEHHAFLQTLLDVRLRDPIVDMGNLTALFHNNLTKHLKEQIDVRDVVHSGTILPLGKRALAIAFYLPQFHPIPENDRWWGKGFTEWTNVGKAVPLFEGHYQPHVPADLGYYDLRVPEIRLEQAEMARRYGVDAFCYWHYWFAGHQLLERPFDEVVRTGQPDFPFCLGWANQTWSGIWHGAPDRVLIEQTYPGLEDYKAHFDTLLPAFRDPRYLRVHDRPLFVIYAPTNLPDACLFTSYWQQLAQEAGLGGIYFVAHNVRNPETYGCQACVDNAPFVSMNAPLVPVIPLSGNSVPKVSRYEDLVLYLKQYQLSDNEYPLVVPNWDNTPRSGSNGFVLQGSTPELFGEMLEDALRKVEQRKDPADRIVFIKAWNEWAEGNHLEPDLLHGHAYLQALYKALLHGASRHSS; encoded by the coding sequence ATGAATACAGACCACTATCTTCAACTAGTGATGTCCCGTATGGCTAATGCTATTAGAACCTGCCGAGATCATCGTACACTGACACTTATCAAGAAGCACGCTGCTGCCTTGATCTCGCTATTGCATGATGCGCAAGGCATTGATCTGTGCCCGAATACGGTAGTTACAGATTTGGCGGAAAAGACGTTTTTACAGTCACTGGCTGTAGATGTGTCTCCATCCCCTCCGCCGGGATGGCAGGCTTATTTTGATGCTTACTTGGGGGTTGATGGGGGATGTCCTGGCGGTGAAGCTGCGATTCCATCGCTTGTGAACATACCGACCTATTCATATGGTGACGAATTTTCAGGTATTATCTGTCCCAATCCGTTTCTTTATCTTGAACTCCACACCAATGGTGATTTGTCTCCTTGCTGTTATCTTCCCTTTTCCATAGGGAATATCCGCCAGCAGTCTTTAGAGGAAATATGGCATTCTCCTGTGGCTCGTGTCTTGCGCCAATCGATTAAAGACGGTAGTTATCGCTACTGTGACAAGCGTAAATGCGCAGGCATGCAGAAGATAGGTCTAGGAGAATATCGGAACAGTACCGCCTATCAGATCCCCTACGAATTATTCTGCTCTTCCGAGCTTATCTCGAGGGGGCTCAACTTTATGGTTGAAGATGCCCTTGAGGGTAGAGTGCCTCGTATTGTTTCCTTTGATGATGATCCTACCTGTAATCTGGCGTGTCCTTCGTGTCGGACATCGCTTTATGTAGCTTCGCCTCAGGAGGCTGCAACAACCTATTCCCAAGATATGGCTGTTTTGGATGCAATACCCTTGGGAGTTGAGGAACTTTGGTTTTCTGGTGCCGGTGATCCTCTCGCCAGCTCAGTATATCGCAGGATTTTTGCTGAATTTGATTGGAACAGATATCCAACAATCCGAATCAGAATTGACACCAATGGCATGTTGCTGACAGAGGGGAGTTTTTCTGCCGTCCTTTCGAGAGTTGTTGACAAGATATTCCTGATTGCGATTTCCGTTGATGCTGTAACCCCAGAAAGTTATGAAATAATTCGAAAAGGTGGTGTTTTTTCGCGTTTGTTATCCAATTTGGAGGGGCTTGCCAAGTCGGAATATAGAAAGCATATGCAGATTGTACTGCGTATGATTGTGCAGGTCAGCAATTTCAAAGAGATGGGTGGTTTTGTAGAGCTTGGTAAAAGTTTGGGAGTCGATACGGTAGCCTTTTCAGCCATCTCTAATTGGGGGACCTTTCTGGAAGATGACTTCAAGCAGGTTGCTGTGCATACACCCGATTCTGTTGAGCATCATGCCTTCTTGCAAACATTGCTTGATGTGAGACTCAGGGACCCGATTGTTGATATGGGTAACCTTACGGCACTGTTTCATAATAATCTGACAAAGCATCTAAAAGAGCAGATTGATGTCCGTGATGTTGTACATTCAGGAACAATCCTGCCTTTGGGGAAGCGTGCGTTAGCAATCGCTTTCTATCTCCCCCAGTTTCATCCGATCCCCGAAAACGACAGATGGTGGGGCAAAGGTTTCACGGAATGGACCAATGTAGGTAAAGCGGTCCCTCTCTTTGAAGGACATTATCAGCCTCATGTTCCTGCTGATTTGGGTTATTATGACCTTAGAGTGCCGGAAATACGGCTAGAACAAGCTGAAATGGCGCGTCGTTATGGTGTTGACGCCTTCTGTTACTGGCATTACTGGTTTGCCGGACACCAGCTTTTGGAGCGACCATTTGATGAGGTCGTGCGGACAGGACAGCCTGACTTCCCATTCTGTCTTGGTTGGGCTAACCAAACCTGGTCAGGTATATGGCACGGGGCACCGGATCGTGTGTTGATAGAACAGACTTACCCTGGGCTTGAGGATTATAAGGCGCACTTCGATACACTACTGCCGGCATTCCGGGATCCGCGTTATCTAAGAGTGCATGACAGGCCACTGTTTGTAATTTATGCTCCAACCAATCTGCCGGACGCTTGTCTCTTTACCTCATATTGGCAGCAATTAGCCCAGGAAGCCGGTTTGGGCGGTATATACTTTGTGGCTCATAACGTGCGCAATCCTGAAACGTATGGCTGCCAGGCCTGTGTTGATAATGCGCCGTTTGTCTCCATGAATGCACCTCTGGTGCCTGTCATTCCCCTTTCTGGCAATTCCGTTCCCAAGGTGTCTCGCTATGAGGACTTGGTGCTGTATTTGAAACAGTACCAGTTGTCAGATAATGAATACCCACTGGTAGTGCCTAACTGGGATAATACACCACGTAGCGGCAGTAACGGTTTTGTGCTGCAAGGCTCCACGCCCGAGTTGTTTGGAGAGATGCTGGAAGATGCCCTGCGGAAGGTTGAGCAAAGAAAAGACCCTGCTGATCGAATCGTTTTTATCAAGGCCTGGAATGAATGGGCTGAAGGTAACCACTTGGAACCTGATTTGCTCCATGGTCATGCTTATCTGCAGGCGCTGTATAAAGCACTGCTTCATGGTGCTTCCAGACACAGCAGTTGA
- a CDS encoding LIC12162 family transferase encodes MDDLSDHISNLLAGGNYAKADASVFSNTTALTALNCPNHANFMACMMVRERKFAQAYALFKEAARHGNPEALKSLEVLGWSVAVDKTGTLAKRRRFFLPSALALQHGAGADEYLVPDAFTGLCLRRILGGGSFQEVATERTHPEGLKASASYLSAVTEQVMPLLAERLDAIHGSQLGIEFWRRALGMSLDRHLTLVYDHFVAAESALAVSDVHAVMLDPACFYMPVDYDDLHWFLSDRDFGQEQLFSMYCSYFHSGRFPFYQQAYHSDYVQASPTPPTPYQPIVGILGSWFKEQWSQQLATRSGYEIQRIGYDRLFTCGTTIDFEKRTFLAQPAVELDRFSNFFLSTFTALFPRTFVEDWRAVYGSIMTQMSLYRRLKYVVSELWIGDAIEPIVLAILMQQGVKTIYHEHNYSEHPFVASALPRWSKLCDIYMAHGAHSILIRNGVQGGSLYDFGEERQPRSHYEHRILYVSGLAFMKDSLLSGSSALAGNGFHAIHGIQFKRKFLDSLEVGVRKYIHYRGYPKSGYGSNWKNCQDDMTFLEDLLVDSTRDDLSRSCKEVMAASRLVVVAYLATTHLESLSMNIPTILLFPAPLGFLDVYYRDFFDPLITVGICQTDPQAAAEFLVHVADAPEEWWFSSEVQEARKTFLARALGDPQKSINLLVDLAVGRPAY; translated from the coding sequence ATGGATGATTTGTCTGATCATATATCTAATCTACTTGCTGGCGGAAACTATGCCAAGGCTGACGCAAGCGTGTTCAGCAACACTACTGCGTTGACAGCCTTGAACTGTCCGAATCACGCAAATTTCATGGCATGTATGATGGTGCGTGAGCGCAAATTTGCTCAAGCTTATGCCCTTTTTAAAGAGGCTGCTCGTCATGGGAACCCAGAGGCATTGAAAAGTCTTGAGGTACTTGGATGGTCGGTAGCAGTAGATAAGACTGGTACATTGGCAAAAAGAAGGAGATTTTTTCTGCCGTCGGCCTTGGCGTTGCAACATGGTGCTGGTGCTGATGAGTATCTCGTCCCTGATGCGTTCACAGGATTATGCTTACGTAGAATTTTAGGGGGTGGGTCTTTTCAGGAGGTTGCGACAGAGCGTACTCATCCAGAGGGTCTGAAGGCATCCGCATCATATCTTTCTGCTGTTACCGAGCAGGTAATGCCTCTGCTTGCTGAACGTTTGGATGCCATTCATGGCAGCCAGTTGGGGATAGAATTCTGGCGCAGGGCTCTTGGAATGAGTCTTGACCGGCATCTGACATTAGTCTATGACCACTTTGTCGCTGCAGAATCTGCATTGGCGGTGTCTGATGTTCATGCTGTTATGCTTGACCCAGCATGTTTTTATATGCCAGTTGACTATGATGACCTGCACTGGTTTCTGTCTGATCGTGATTTTGGGCAAGAACAGCTATTCAGCATGTATTGTAGCTATTTCCATTCCGGTCGTTTCCCATTCTATCAACAGGCGTATCACTCGGATTATGTTCAAGCCTCTCCGACTCCACCAACCCCCTATCAGCCTATTGTGGGGATTCTTGGCTCGTGGTTCAAGGAACAGTGGTCTCAGCAGCTGGCAACCCGTTCGGGATATGAGATTCAGCGGATTGGATATGACCGTCTTTTTACCTGTGGTACCACGATTGATTTTGAAAAACGGACATTTCTTGCACAACCGGCGGTTGAGCTGGACCGTTTCAGCAATTTTTTCCTTTCTACCTTCACTGCGTTGTTTCCCCGTACATTTGTTGAGGATTGGAGAGCTGTGTACGGTTCAATAATGACTCAAATGTCATTATACCGTCGTTTGAAATATGTGGTCAGTGAGCTGTGGATTGGTGATGCAATCGAACCGATTGTGCTGGCTATCCTCATGCAACAGGGCGTCAAGACAATCTATCATGAACATAATTATTCTGAGCATCCTTTTGTTGCGTCTGCATTGCCGCGCTGGTCAAAACTCTGCGATATCTACATGGCTCATGGAGCCCATAGCATATTAATCAGAAATGGTGTCCAAGGCGGTTCACTCTATGATTTTGGAGAAGAACGGCAGCCCCGGTCGCATTATGAACATCGGATTCTGTATGTAAGCGGTTTGGCTTTCATGAAGGATTCACTGCTGAGTGGCAGTTCTGCTTTGGCAGGTAATGGCTTCCATGCTATCCACGGTATTCAGTTTAAGAGAAAGTTTCTAGACTCTCTGGAAGTGGGAGTTAGAAAATACATTCATTACCGTGGATATCCCAAGAGCGGCTATGGTAGTAACTGGAAAAACTGCCAGGATGATATGACGTTTCTAGAAGATTTACTGGTAGATTCAACCAGAGATGATCTTTCCAGAAGCTGTAAGGAGGTCATGGCTGCATCTCGTTTGGTTGTGGTTGCATATCTGGCCACAACGCACCTTGAGTCACTCAGTATGAATATTCCAACCATCTTGCTGTTTCCAGCCCCCCTTGGTTTTTTGGATGTGTACTACAGGGATTTTTTTGATCCTCTGATCACTGTTGGGATTTGCCAGACAGATCCTCAGGCAGCAGCGGAGTTTCTGGTTCACGTTGCCGATGCTCCAGAGGAATGGTGGTTTTCATCGGAAGTGCAGGAGGCTAGAAAGACATTTCTGGCCAGAGCGCTTGGTGACCCGCAAAAAAGCATAAACTTGCTGGTTGACCTTGCTGTCGGTAGGCCTGCTTATTAA